One segment of Anatilimnocola aggregata DNA contains the following:
- a CDS encoding DUF1501 domain-containing protein, whose amino-acid sequence MALSFTCDGVKRRDFLRAGALGVGLSLSGYLRLSAAGELKKAKATNAIFINLTGGPSHMDTFDLKPDAPAENRGTFNPIKTCVPGVEISEHLPKLAAQADKFCVLRGVSHTLGAHALGTEYVNTGNRPIQSLEYPGYGAVVTKEKGGPKDLPPFVAIPNSNQRTGFLGVQYAPLNTTGSPKSGQSYGVRGISLGNGLTVEEVERRQNLLQGLDKTFANVESNSQLLTGLDRFSEQAHSIITSRRARDAFDVSKESPKFAEPFGTETFGMNCLLASRLVESGVRFVTMTLGGWDTHTNNFTNLRTKLLPQLDTGVAALLNGLQQKGLLETTAVFITGEFGRTPKINSRAAEGGRDHYPRCMFMLLAGGGVKGGQVIGESDKTASGPKNDAITPDDVAATFYHTLGIDHTHEYHTNTGRPIMIVRDGKIITQALS is encoded by the coding sequence ATGGCTCTGTCCTTTACCTGTGATGGTGTGAAGCGTCGCGACTTCCTGCGGGCTGGTGCCCTCGGCGTTGGTCTAAGTCTCTCTGGATACCTTCGCTTGTCGGCTGCGGGCGAGTTGAAGAAGGCCAAGGCAACTAACGCCATCTTCATCAACCTGACCGGTGGTCCTTCGCACATGGACACCTTCGATCTCAAGCCGGACGCTCCGGCCGAGAATCGCGGCACGTTCAATCCAATCAAGACCTGCGTGCCTGGTGTTGAGATTTCGGAACACCTGCCAAAGCTGGCCGCCCAAGCGGACAAATTCTGCGTGCTCCGCGGTGTCTCTCACACCTTGGGTGCCCACGCTCTGGGAACAGAGTATGTGAATACCGGGAACCGTCCGATTCAATCGCTCGAGTATCCTGGCTACGGCGCTGTCGTGACCAAGGAAAAGGGAGGTCCCAAGGACTTGCCTCCGTTCGTCGCCATTCCCAACAGCAATCAACGGACCGGATTCTTGGGCGTGCAGTACGCACCGCTCAATACCACTGGTTCGCCAAAGTCGGGCCAATCTTATGGCGTCCGCGGCATCTCGCTGGGGAACGGCCTGACGGTAGAAGAAGTCGAACGTCGTCAGAACCTGCTGCAAGGCCTCGACAAGACGTTCGCTAATGTCGAATCGAACAGTCAACTGCTGACCGGGCTTGATCGCTTCTCGGAGCAAGCCCACTCCATCATCACTTCGCGCCGCGCTCGCGACGCCTTCGATGTGAGCAAGGAATCGCCGAAGTTCGCCGAACCCTTCGGCACCGAAACCTTCGGTATGAACTGCTTGCTCGCTTCGCGCTTGGTCGAGTCGGGCGTCCGGTTCGTCACGATGACCCTCGGTGGTTGGGATACCCACACCAACAACTTCACCAACCTCCGGACCAAGTTGCTCCCGCAACTCGATACTGGTGTCGCTGCCCTCCTCAATGGTTTGCAGCAGAAGGGTTTGCTCGAGACTACCGCGGTCTTCATCACCGGCGAATTCGGCCGCACGCCAAAGATCAACAGCCGCGCTGCGGAAGGTGGTCGCGACCACTATCCTCGCTGCATGTTCATGTTGCTCGCAGGTGGCGGCGTGAAGGGTGGCCAGGTTATCGGCGAAAGCGATAAGACCGCCTCCGGACCGAAGAACGATGCCATCACACCTGACGATGTGGCTGCGACCTTCTACCACACGCTCGGTATCGATCACACCCATGAATATCACACCAACACCGGCCGGCCGATCATGATCGTCCGCGACGGCAAGATCATCACCCAAGCTTTGAGCTAA
- a CDS encoding c-type cytochrome, with the protein MRFAGSHWFLFAALAAVIAIGLGEGHGQDAGKKKGKQAQPKRADKAPDKNAHLPEPPATPVAQLKVAKGFQVELLYSVPKTEEGSWVNLCVDPKGRLIASDQNGGLYRITVPEIGSKDATKIEKIPVDIGEAQGLLWAFDSLYVVVNTAGKYPSGVYRVTDTDNNDMLDKVETLRTLEGRGEHGPHAVLLTPDKQNLYIVCGNGTKQTQFNRSRVPQLWGEDHLLPRMPDGRGFMRDVLGPGGCIYKIDPAGKEWELVSTGYRNEFDAAINREGELFTYDADMEWDFNTPWYRPTRVCHATSGSEWGWRNGAGKWPTYYADTLPPVVDVGPGSPTGIVFGYGAKFPARYQEALFICDWSYGKLYAVHFEPQGSSYTAKLEEFVTGTPLPLTDLVVRPQDGAMYFAIGGRKTKSGLYRVTYTGSESTEPSKLDQTVGKQDRELRRELESLHLQKDPRVIDKAWPHLASTDRFIRFAARVAIEHQDVKQWQDKALAEKDPQGAITALLALVRAAGTDPFHRKADLPVADSTLLGKIVTSLEKIDWQSLDGQQRNELLRVYAVAFNRLGPPSDDLKARTIARFDPAYPAATREQNAELANLLVYLQAPSAAEKTVLLLATAPTQEEQIEYARALRMLRAGWTPDLRESYFKWFHKAAGYKGGMSFVLFVENIKKDALTTLSDAEKDQLKPLLDAQPIQSAGPVAPPRPFVKEWKLDELTQLADAKLTGRNFDQGRKMFAAANCFGCHRFGNEGGSVGPDLSGAAGRFSRRDLLENIVDPSKVISDQYAAVRILTADGRIVIGRVVNLAGDNIKINTNMLDPTAVVDVDHRLVEEISPSPNSMMPNGLMNTLSEEEALDLVAYLLSRGDRSSPMFAK; encoded by the coding sequence ATGCGTTTTGCCGGAAGTCATTGGTTCTTGTTCGCCGCATTGGCCGCTGTAATTGCCATCGGACTTGGCGAAGGGCACGGGCAAGACGCGGGAAAGAAAAAAGGAAAGCAGGCTCAGCCCAAGCGAGCCGATAAAGCGCCGGACAAGAATGCCCATCTCCCCGAGCCGCCTGCAACTCCGGTCGCTCAGTTGAAGGTTGCCAAAGGCTTTCAGGTGGAGTTGCTTTACAGCGTGCCGAAAACGGAGGAAGGTTCGTGGGTCAATCTGTGCGTCGATCCGAAAGGGCGGCTGATCGCGTCCGATCAAAACGGCGGTCTCTACCGAATCACCGTCCCCGAGATTGGCAGCAAAGACGCCACGAAGATCGAGAAGATCCCGGTCGATATTGGCGAAGCTCAAGGCCTGCTATGGGCCTTCGACAGTTTATATGTCGTCGTGAACACAGCGGGAAAATACCCGAGTGGTGTCTACCGTGTGACCGACACCGACAACAACGACATGCTCGATAAAGTCGAGACACTCCGCACGCTGGAGGGGCGCGGCGAACATGGTCCGCATGCCGTGCTGTTGACGCCGGATAAGCAGAACCTGTATATCGTTTGCGGCAATGGTACGAAGCAGACCCAATTCAATCGCTCGCGCGTGCCGCAGCTTTGGGGCGAAGATCACCTGCTGCCACGAATGCCCGATGGTCGTGGCTTCATGCGCGACGTGCTCGGTCCGGGTGGTTGCATCTACAAGATTGACCCAGCAGGAAAAGAGTGGGAACTCGTTTCGACCGGCTACCGCAACGAGTTCGACGCAGCCATCAATCGCGAAGGAGAACTCTTCACCTACGACGCCGATATGGAGTGGGACTTCAACACTCCCTGGTATCGCCCGACTCGCGTGTGCCATGCGACCAGCGGCAGCGAATGGGGCTGGCGCAACGGAGCGGGGAAATGGCCGACCTACTATGCCGATACGTTGCCACCCGTGGTCGACGTTGGCCCCGGCTCGCCGACTGGAATTGTCTTTGGTTACGGCGCGAAGTTTCCTGCCCGCTATCAAGAGGCTCTGTTCATTTGCGATTGGAGCTACGGCAAGCTCTACGCAGTCCATTTTGAGCCGCAAGGATCTTCCTACACCGCCAAGTTGGAAGAGTTCGTCACTGGTACTCCCCTGCCCCTCACCGATCTAGTCGTTCGTCCCCAGGATGGCGCAATGTACTTCGCCATCGGCGGACGTAAGACCAAATCGGGCCTGTACCGTGTGACTTACACCGGCAGCGAATCAACCGAGCCCAGCAAGCTGGATCAAACCGTCGGCAAGCAGGATCGTGAACTCCGCCGCGAACTGGAGTCACTTCATTTGCAAAAAGATCCGCGCGTAATCGACAAGGCCTGGCCTCATTTGGCTAGTACGGATCGCTTTATCCGCTTTGCCGCACGAGTGGCCATTGAACACCAGGATGTGAAGCAGTGGCAGGACAAAGCACTTGCCGAAAAAGATCCGCAAGGTGCGATCACCGCGCTGCTCGCTCTCGTGCGCGCTGCGGGGACAGACCCGTTTCATCGAAAGGCTGATTTGCCCGTTGCCGATTCTACTTTGCTCGGCAAAATTGTTACCTCGCTCGAAAAAATCGATTGGCAGTCGCTCGACGGCCAACAGCGCAATGAACTGCTGCGGGTATATGCGGTTGCTTTCAATCGCTTGGGTCCGCCCAGCGATGACCTCAAGGCCCGGACAATCGCCCGCTTCGATCCTGCTTATCCAGCGGCCACGCGCGAGCAAAATGCGGAACTCGCGAATCTGCTCGTCTATCTGCAGGCTCCGTCGGCCGCCGAAAAAACGGTCCTTTTGCTAGCAACCGCGCCGACCCAGGAAGAGCAGATTGAATATGCCCGCGCCTTGCGAATGCTGCGTGCTGGCTGGACTCCGGATCTGCGTGAATCGTACTTCAAGTGGTTTCACAAAGCGGCTGGTTACAAGGGAGGAATGAGCTTCGTCTTGTTTGTAGAGAACATCAAGAAGGATGCGCTCACCACTCTTTCCGACGCCGAAAAAGATCAACTCAAACCCCTCTTGGATGCTCAACCCATTCAATCAGCCGGTCCGGTTGCTCCTCCGCGACCGTTTGTGAAGGAATGGAAACTCGACGAGTTGACGCAATTGGCCGATGCAAAATTGACGGGCCGCAATTTCGACCAGGGGCGCAAGATGTTCGCTGCAGCGAATTGCTTTGGCTGCCATCGCTTTGGCAATGAAGGTGGCTCCGTGGGCCCCGATCTTTCTGGCGCTGCGGGGCGCTTCAGCCGTCGCGATCTGCTGGAAAACATCGTCGACCCTAGCAAGGTCATCAGCGATCAGTACGCTGCGGTGCGAATTCTCACGGCCGATGGCCGAATCGTGATTGGGCGCGTCGTAAATCTGGCGGGCGATAACATCAAGATCAACACCAACATGCTTGATCCGACCGCAGTGGTGGATGTCGATCATCGCCTGGTAGAAGAAATCTCGCCGTCGCCGAATTCCATGATGCCCAATGGACTAATGAACACGCTTAGCGAGGAAGAAGCTCTGGATCTGGTCGCTTACCTGCTCTCGCGTGGCGATCGGTCGAGTCCTATGTTCGCCAAGTAA
- a CDS encoding four-helix bundle copper-binding protein, with amino-acid sequence MIGRREFTVASLTAAALAAMQNSGSAQAPATKPGPSAENNHAHADMNDACAKACSDCQRECDSCAAHCARQLEAGKKDHAKTLAFCHDCAAFCATAASIVARSGPLAALICKACVDACAMCAKECEKFADDKHMKECAAECRKCEKACKDMVAHAGHAH; translated from the coding sequence ATGATCGGACGAAGAGAATTCACCGTAGCCAGTTTAACAGCGGCTGCCTTAGCGGCGATGCAGAACTCGGGAAGTGCGCAAGCTCCGGCGACCAAGCCCGGCCCCAGCGCGGAGAACAATCACGCGCACGCCGACATGAACGATGCCTGTGCCAAGGCTTGTTCCGATTGTCAACGCGAGTGTGATAGCTGTGCGGCTCATTGCGCTCGGCAACTGGAGGCCGGCAAGAAAGATCACGCCAAGACGCTGGCGTTTTGCCACGACTGCGCTGCGTTTTGCGCCACGGCAGCTTCGATCGTGGCCCGCAGTGGTCCTCTTGCCGCACTCATCTGCAAAGCGTGTGTCGATGCCTGTGCGATGTGCGCCAAGGAATGTGAAAAGTTCGCCGACGATAAGCACATGAAGGAATGCGCCGCCGAGTGCCGTAAGTGCGAGAAGGCGTGTAAGGACATGGTTGCGCATGCTGGGCACGCGCATTAG
- a CDS encoding DUF1553 domain-containing protein, translating into MLRSWLIAYPLFVCFALSAAIMAAEPSKQIDFNRDIKPILSNKCYFCHGPDEAERKGGIDGLRLDTFEGAKADLGSGHAAVVPGQPEKSELIKRVTSREADQVMPPPGIGKNLTPREIELLREWIRQGAPFAQHWSYVKPTFPQLPAIKNKAWPKNEIDHFLLARLEREGLQPQDEADRYTLIRRLSLDLTGLPPTLAEVDAFVSDSDPQAYEKLVDRLLQKEAYGEHWAHQWLDLARYADSAGYADDPARTIWSYRDYVIRSFNTNKPFDQFTIEQIAGDLLPNPTDEQLTATAFHRNTLTNNEGGTNDEEFRNVAVVDRVNTTMAVWMGTTIACAQCHTHKYDPLSQKEFFGLFAIFNNTEDADRKDESPLLSRFSPMQLEQKTQWESELAALAKTLQTTTPELAAAQAKWEATIPRAVEWTSLVPAKFQSQTGLPGVIANDGVVRVATAADNDDYTLEIPLAAGRLRALRLEALADEQLPGKGPGHSGSNFVISEISAVVVPPEDSLLRGRYVRVEIPGKKKMLSLAEVQVFSGSNNLALAGEATQSSTDYDGPPKLAIDGNTNGDFQAKSVTHTAASNDPWWEVDLKDARDVDRIVIWNRTDGNAGGRLADFQVTLLDEQRKPVWQKMVAKAPPKSEEFLLSGEKALDFTTAFATYSQPQFEAASLIRPDGKADRKQKGWAIGGRPGESHSVTLVAKQPAEVGAGSKLVVTIHQQSVHKQHTLGKFRLSATSSDQVQMWAEAPANVLAALQPAVDERTPEQKDLIAKHFLSITPELKGTRDRQAAINKLIADLKPNTVPIMKEMAGKGRVTRLQHRGNYLDLGDEVQPGSPAIFPPLRTDIHQRLALAHWLVDDNNPLTGRVIANRYWEQIFGIGIVSTSEEFGSQGEQPAHPELLDWLATDLVKNKWDLKAFVKKLVTSAAYRQSSRVTPDLQQRDPDNRLLARGPRFRLSAEMVRDQTLAACGLLSTKMYGPPVKPMQPAMGLNAAFGSGIDWQTSEGPDRYRRALYTTWRRSNPYPSMATFDAPNREVCTVRRVRTNTPLQALVTLNDPVYIEAAQALARKVVAEGGATPADRAAFAFRLCLARPPHADERERLTQLFTRTLTKFQADPDAARRLATEPIGPLPKDASAPELAAWTVVGNVLLNLDETLMKR; encoded by the coding sequence ATGCTTCGCAGCTGGCTGATTGCGTATCCACTCTTCGTCTGCTTCGCCCTCTCAGCGGCAATCATGGCCGCCGAGCCGTCGAAGCAAATCGACTTCAATCGCGACATCAAGCCGATCTTGTCGAATAAATGCTACTTTTGCCACGGCCCCGACGAGGCTGAGCGAAAAGGGGGCATCGATGGCCTGCGGCTCGATACGTTCGAAGGAGCCAAAGCAGACCTCGGCAGCGGTCACGCGGCTGTTGTCCCCGGCCAGCCTGAAAAGAGTGAATTGATCAAGCGAGTCACCTCGCGCGAGGCGGATCAAGTGATGCCGCCCCCGGGCATTGGCAAGAATCTGACGCCTCGCGAGATTGAGCTTCTGCGAGAGTGGATTCGCCAAGGCGCTCCTTTCGCCCAGCACTGGTCGTATGTCAAACCAACATTTCCGCAGCTTCCCGCGATCAAAAACAAGGCTTGGCCAAAGAACGAAATCGATCACTTCCTGCTCGCACGGCTGGAGCGCGAAGGGCTGCAGCCGCAAGACGAGGCCGATCGCTATACGCTCATTCGCCGCCTCTCACTTGATCTCACTGGTTTGCCTCCCACGCTCGCGGAAGTCGATGCTTTTGTAAGTGATTCGGATCCCCAGGCCTATGAGAAACTCGTTGACCGCCTGTTGCAGAAAGAGGCTTACGGCGAGCATTGGGCGCATCAGTGGCTTGACCTGGCCCGCTATGCAGACTCCGCTGGCTATGCCGACGATCCAGCGCGGACCATCTGGTCCTACCGCGATTATGTGATTCGCTCGTTCAATACGAACAAGCCCTTCGATCAATTTACGATCGAACAGATTGCGGGCGATTTGCTACCGAACCCAACTGATGAACAGCTGACTGCGACGGCCTTCCATCGCAACACGCTAACGAATAACGAGGGTGGCACGAACGACGAGGAGTTCCGTAACGTCGCAGTCGTCGATCGCGTGAATACCACGATGGCGGTTTGGATGGGAACGACCATCGCCTGCGCTCAGTGCCACACGCACAAGTACGATCCGCTCTCGCAGAAGGAGTTCTTCGGACTGTTTGCCATTTTTAACAATACCGAAGATGCCGATCGCAAAGATGAATCGCCATTGTTGTCCCGCTTCTCGCCAATGCAATTGGAACAGAAGACCCAATGGGAAAGCGAACTTGCCGCCCTGGCAAAAACCCTGCAAACAACCACCCCAGAATTGGCCGCTGCTCAAGCAAAATGGGAAGCAACCATTCCGCGCGCGGTGGAATGGACATCGCTGGTGCCAGCCAAGTTTCAATCGCAGACGGGCCTGCCTGGAGTCATCGCAAATGATGGCGTCGTCCGCGTGGCAACGGCTGCTGACAACGACGACTACACGCTAGAAATTCCGCTGGCCGCTGGGAGACTCCGCGCCCTGCGACTGGAAGCACTGGCTGACGAACAATTGCCCGGCAAAGGCCCTGGGCATTCTGGCAGCAACTTCGTCATCAGCGAAATCTCTGCCGTCGTTGTGCCGCCCGAGGACAGCTTGCTGCGCGGCCGCTACGTCCGCGTGGAGATTCCCGGCAAGAAGAAAATGCTCTCCCTGGCGGAAGTGCAAGTGTTCTCGGGCTCAAATAACCTGGCACTCGCCGGCGAAGCCACGCAAAGTTCGACCGACTACGATGGCCCGCCGAAGTTGGCCATCGATGGTAACACGAATGGTGATTTTCAAGCCAAGAGTGTTACACATACCGCGGCGTCGAACGATCCTTGGTGGGAAGTCGATCTTAAGGATGCACGCGATGTCGACCGCATCGTGATTTGGAACCGGACCGACGGAAATGCCGGCGGACGGCTCGCTGATTTTCAGGTGACTTTGCTGGACGAGCAGAGAAAGCCCGTTTGGCAGAAAATGGTAGCTAAGGCACCACCGAAGAGCGAAGAGTTTCTTCTCTCCGGCGAGAAGGCACTCGACTTTACTACGGCGTTTGCTACTTACTCTCAGCCCCAATTTGAAGCGGCCAGTTTGATTCGCCCGGATGGCAAGGCCGACCGCAAGCAGAAGGGCTGGGCGATTGGCGGGAGGCCAGGCGAATCGCATTCGGTCACGCTAGTTGCCAAGCAGCCAGCGGAAGTGGGCGCAGGCAGCAAGCTGGTCGTTACCATTCACCAGCAGTCTGTTCACAAGCAGCACACACTCGGCAAATTTCGCTTGAGTGCGACATCGTCCGACCAGGTGCAAATGTGGGCTGAGGCACCCGCCAACGTTTTGGCCGCCCTTCAGCCTGCCGTGGATGAACGAACTCCAGAGCAAAAAGATCTGATCGCCAAGCATTTCCTCAGCATCACGCCCGAGTTGAAGGGGACTCGCGATCGGCAAGCAGCGATCAATAAGTTGATTGCCGATCTCAAGCCCAATACGGTCCCGATCATGAAGGAGATGGCAGGCAAAGGTCGGGTCACACGACTGCAACATCGCGGGAACTATCTGGACCTGGGTGACGAAGTTCAGCCTGGCAGCCCGGCCATCTTTCCGCCGCTCCGCACCGATATTCATCAGCGGCTCGCGCTGGCGCATTGGTTGGTGGACGATAACAATCCACTCACGGGGCGGGTGATCGCCAATCGTTACTGGGAACAGATCTTCGGTATCGGCATTGTCTCTACCAGTGAAGAGTTTGGCTCGCAAGGCGAACAGCCCGCGCATCCTGAGTTGCTTGATTGGTTGGCGACTGACCTCGTCAAGAACAAATGGGATCTCAAGGCCTTCGTCAAAAAGCTGGTGACATCAGCCGCTTATCGGCAATCATCGCGTGTCACGCCCGACCTTCAGCAGCGCGATCCTGATAATCGCTTACTCGCGCGAGGACCACGGTTCCGGTTGTCAGCCGAAATGGTGCGCGATCAAACGCTGGCTGCCTGCGGGCTGCTGAGTACTAAGATGTATGGCCCGCCCGTTAAGCCGATGCAGCCCGCGATGGGTTTGAACGCGGCCTTTGGTAGCGGCATCGATTGGCAGACCAGCGAAGGCCCTGATCGCTATCGCCGGGCGCTGTACACCACCTGGCGTCGGTCGAATCCCTATCCTTCCATGGCGACCTTTGATGCTCCGAATCGTGAAGTCTGCACGGTCCGGCGAGTTCGCACCAATACCCCGTTGCAGGCGCTCGTCACGTTGAATGACCCCGTGTACATCGAAGCTGCTCAGGCTCTCGCGCGGAAAGTTGTTGCCGAGGGCGGAGCTACGCCTGCCGATCGCGCGGCATTTGCTTTTCGCCTCTGCCTGGCCCGCCCTCCTCACGCCGACGAGCGAGAGCGGCTGACGCAACTCTTCACTCGCACCCTTACGAAATTCCAAGCCGATCCCGATGCAGCCCGCCGTTTGGCGACCGAACCGATTGGCCCGCTGCCGAAAGATGCGTCCGCTCCCGAACTGGCTGCTTGGACTGTCGTTGGCAACGTGCTCCTCAACTTGGACGAAACGCTGATGAAGCGATAA